The Pyrenophora tritici-repentis strain M4 chromosome 10, whole genome shotgun sequence genome contains a region encoding:
- a CDS encoding Qor, NADPH:quinone reductase and related Zn-dependent oxidoreductase, translating to MALSKKRTRSSAARSPTRSLPDKRMKVQDEFQRRKSVPRPPERQHALLLHAARQPYDLATSHATPVIKLGTELLVRVEAIGLNPIDWKAPDFGFGIPTLPYIAGREFAGTVIKVGTTSPSRLQPGDLVTVPSTDYRDLRKAAYQQYSIASSFNTIRIPRDISVNSGSIIGVAFVSAVLALGICMGVNFSDIENGPNLLETVRKVDPESLPVDIRQECLSSISTTERAKPGDFLVVWGGSSTCAHVAKQLARLAGLRIISVVDTAKHGLRLSTTDRIRSDLIVDSHDPQRAIDIIRASTGNTARFGFDTIGKETAAHLLSSLAHPNENSKLPSRAGAKPPTPPSTPLDEKPQVLRSHLVGMTGLPKTDLPEGVVLHSVPIKLYHEVPEVGEELSAWCERLLLKGLLVPPDVVGVVKGLDGINAGLDRMRRREISGGEISCCS from the exons ATGGCATTGTCGAAGAAACGCACAAGAAGTTCTGCGGCTCGTTCGCCTACGAGATCTTTGCCTGATAAGAGGATGAAGGTACAAGACGAATTTCAGCGAAGGAAATCAGTACCACGGCCGCCTGAACGACAACATGCGTTGTTGTTGCATGCAGCTCGTCAACCATATGACCTCGCCACAAGCCATGCCACTCCAGTCATCAAGCTTGGGACTGAGCTGTTGGTCAGGGTGGAAGCCATAGGACTAAACCCAATCGATTGGAAAGCCCC TGATTTCGGTTTTGGCATCCCAACACTGCCATACATAGCAGGTCGCGAGTTTGCCGGCACCGTCATCAAAGTAGGCACTACTTCGCCCTCTCGGTTACAGCCCGGCGACCTTGTAACCGTGCCATCAACCGACTACCGTGACCTCCGCAAGGCTGCCTACCAACAATACAGCATCGCCTCCTCCTTCAACACCATCCGGATCCCACGAGACATCTCTGTAAACTCCGGCAGCATTATCGGCGTAGCCTTCGTATCCGCCGTACTCGCCCTAGGAATATGCATGGGCGTCAACTTCTCCGACATTGAAAACGGCCCCAACCTCCTCGAAACCGTCCGAAAGGTAGATCCAGAATCGCTCCCAGTGGATATTCGTCAAGAATGTCTTTCCAGCATCTCGACCACTGAACGCGCCAAGCCAGGAGATTTCCTCGTAGTCTGGGGCGGCAGCTCAACCTGCGCACATGTGGCAAAGCAACTCGCACGTCTCGCCGGCTTGAGAATCATCTCTGTGGTTGATACGGCGAAACATGGACTCCGTCTCTCGACCACGGATCGCATCCGTAGTGATCTTATCGTGGACTCGCATGACCCACAGCGCGCTATCGACATTATTCGCGCCAGCACGGGCAATACAGCGCGTTTCGGTTTCGACACCATCGGCAAGGAAACAGCCGCCCATCTCCTCAGTTCACTGGCTCATCCAAACGAAAATTCCAAACTGCCATCTCGCGCCGGTGCTAAACCTCCGACTCCGCCGTCTACTCCGCTAGATGAGAAGCCGCAGGTACTGCGCTCGCATTTGGTGGGTATGACGGGCTTGCCCAAGACGGATCTGCCAGAAGGTGTTGTACTACATAGTGTTCCGATTAAGCTTTACCACGAGGTGCCTGAAGTGGGTGAGGAGCTGAGCGCGTGGTGTGAGAGGTTGCTACTTAAGGGTCTTTTGGTGCCGCCGGATGTTGTGGGGGTTGTCAAGGGGTTGGATGGGATTAATGCGGGGTTAGATCggatgaggaggagggagATTAGTGGGGGGGAGATTAGTTGCTGTTCTTGA
- a CDS encoding MFS-1 multi-domain protein: MADTDKIPSVESASDVSVQQRRDYPVRWYRSTFFNITVLGLCNFSAPGIWGAMNSLGAGGAQSPHLVNAGNALTFCLMVVSCYFSSVIVKYVGIKGALMLGTVGYAPYAAALYTNNRFGTEWFIYLGSSLCGLSAGLFWMAEAAIAIAYPEPWNKGKALGYWLTYRLAGQILGGAINLGLNADRDQAGKVTYTVYLIFIALQCIGPVVGWFLNKPDQVERKDGKKVVLRIAKDPWFELKETARLFCTKKFLLILLWIGQAVFAEAVYFTYLALWFSVRARALGSFLSGIIAVICGNLLGAYLDRTTIALRTRARTSFFVIAILQGAWWLWATILVTQFRDSQPTYDWASHGFGRAFAVFIFLTVGFQLNYLFLYFVIGNLAEDEEQVIRYAALLRGTESG; this comes from the exons ATGGCGGATACCGACAAGATTCCGTCTGTAGAGTCGGCGAGCGATGTTAGTGTTCAGCAGAGACGCGATTATCCAG TACGATGGTACCGATCCACGTTCTTCAACATCACTGTTCTCGGATTATGCAACTTCAGCGCACCAGGAATATGGGGCGCAATGAACAGTCTAGGAGCTGGAGGCGCGCAGTCACCGCATCTGGTGAATGCCGGGAATGCGCTTACGTTTTGCTTGATGGTGGTGAGCTGTTACTTTAGCAGTGTGATTGTTAAGTATGTTGGAATCAAAGGTGCTTTGATGTTAGGAAC GGTTGGATACGCGCCTTATGCTGCTGCTCTT TACACCAACAACCGCTTCGGCACAGAATGGTTCATCTACCTCGGCTCCTCTCTCTGTGGTCTCTCCGCGGGCCTCTTCTGGATGGCCGAAGCCGCAATCGCAATCGCCTATCCCGAACCCTGGAATAAAGGAAAAGCACTCGGCTACTGGCTCACCTACCGTCTCGCCGGCCAGATCCTCGGCGGCGCCATAAACCTAGGCCTTAACGCCGACCGCGACCAGGCTGGTAAAGTCACGTATACCGTGTATCTCATCTTTATCGCGCTGCAGTGTATTGGACCTGTGGTCGGATGGTTCCTGAATAAACCGGATCAGGTGGAGCGAAAGGATGGCAAAAAAGTGGTGTTGAGAATTGCCAAGGATCCATGGTTTGAACTCAAAGAGACAGCGAGACTGTTTTGTACGAAGAAGTTCTTGTTGATCTTGTTGTGGATTGGACAGGCGGTTTTCGCTGAGGCGGTGTATTTTACGTATCTGGCCT TATGGTTCTCCGTCCGCGCCCGAGCCCTAGGCTCCTTCCTCTCCGGCATCATCGCCGTAATCTGCGGCAACCTCCTAGGCGCCTACCTCGACCGCACAACAATCGCCCTGCGAACCCGCGCCCGCACCTCCTTCTTCGTCATCGCTATCTTACAAGGCGCCTGGTGGCTCTGGGCGACGATCCTAGTAACGCAATTCCGCGACTCGCAGCCCACGTACGACTGGGCGTCGCACGGTTTTGGCCGCGCCTTCGCCGTCTTCATCTTCCTAACCGTCGGGTTCCAGCTGAACTACCTGTTTTTGTACTTTGTGATTGGGAATCTGGCggaagatgaagaacagGTTATTCGGTATGCGGCGCTACTTAGGGGCACGGAGA GTGGATGA